The sequence AGACGCCCAGCAGATAGTCCGACTCCAGAAGCGTTCGCACGCTGCGTTCTTCCTGCCGTGCGCGTTGAGCTTCCCGGCGCTGCATCAACAGTCGTCCCCAGCGGTCCGGTGAAGAGTCCAGGAACACGCCGAAATTCGCATGGTCTTCACGCGCGTACTGCGGCCCGGTGAACAGACCCAGGTTGGGGTCGAGAATTTGCGCCTGCGGCAATTTCAACCACTCGGGATCGTATTCGAATGAGAAGATTTCCTTGCCGCGCGCCAGAGACACGAAAAGTGTACCCATGGAGACCGGCTCCGGCAGTCCTTGCCAGTGGGCGCAAACCTGGATCGCCCGTTGCTGTTGCCCGGCTTTACTCATCCTCGTTGGGTTTGGAAATACGCTTTCGGCCGTAGGTGATGCCGGCATCCTGAAGCTTGCGTCCGAGCGGGTCTTCCTTTCCGATCAGGAGAAGATCGTTTTCAAGCCCGAGGCAAAAAAGCACGCTCGCGTAGGCGCCGATGGTAACACCGCTTTCCCCCCGCTCTACCGCGCGTAAAGTGTTTCGTGTCATGCCCGCGCGCTCCGCCATCATCGTCGTTGAAATCTTCCGGCGCAGCCTCGCCAAACGGATATTTTCGCCCAGCGCCTTAAGTGCATCCTCGGTTGCGGGTGTGAGTTGCGCGGTTTTGTTACCCATTGATCATTATTTTAATCATAAAAGCATCTGCTGACAATAATAATGATCATTGATGGTTATTCTGTCCGATTGTAATGCTCAATAACTGAACCATATAACGCTTATTTGGTCATGATATTGAGCATCTAAAGGGCTGATAACTCACGGACTCACGGCTGAAGTTCGTTCAGCAACGGCGAAGGGGTGGCCACCGGGCCATCTGCCTTTCCACCATCATTTCTTTTGGGAAATCGATCCTCTTAACAGAATGTCGAGGGCGATTTGCGAAATCCAATCCGAATAATGCTCCAAAAGGCTGTTTAGCCCTTCGTAAACTTCCCCGGCATTCTCGATCGTCCAACACCACATCACTGGAGGAGATTCCATTCAATTTGTTCGCGTGGGCGGTTGCCAATTGATGCCACCGGCAGATCGATAAGGTCATCGTCGTGGACAATTCCCGGGTCTTCATCAGCTCCGCCAATTTCACCGAAGCGGCTCAACAGCGGAATATCGAAGTTGGTCTTGTGATCCGTTCAAAGGCGCTCGCGGCCCAGTTAATGCAACATTTCTCATCAATGGTCGCCGAAGGTACCCTGAGGACCGTTTTTGATTCAGCCATTCGTGAAAGAGCATGACGCATCGATTGTGCATAACGCCGGGACATTTCGCCGATGTGAGTGAAACTGGCCCTAACCGTCGGGTGTTGCCGCAGTTCGGACTTTTAGAAATCGGCAAAGTCGCGACAAAGCTGTTTTTTTGAAGCTACTGCGTTGAAAACAAACACTCCAGTCTGGAATTGTATTTGCTCGGGAAACCCCTGATTATGGTTGTCGGAAGGAAGAGGCGTGGCAAGTAGCGTGAAGAAGCCGAAGAATAAACCACGTAGGCAGAAATCAACGGCACCTGGCCCGCGGATTGTTCGAGCGTGGTTCGACTCCGTTATTAACCCGCTCCTCAAGGCGCTTGAGACCGAAAATTCGCGATTACTCCGGTTTAACTGGACGTGGCGGTTTCGGCCCGGCGTCTTGGAGTGGATCAGAGTAGTTGCGCAGTATCTGTCGCCGGAATATCGGGATAATCTCGAACAGTTTCTAAAGTTCCATCCGGCTATAAATGCCAACATTGCCGAGCACGACGAAGGCGTACAGACGCTTACAGATGCCTGCCGCAAGCTTCATACTGCGCTCGTTACGAAGTCCGAATTACCGCGATTGTACGAGGAACTGTCGACGCCGGAGGGATTACGATCGGTTTGGGAACAATCCCGCTTTCGGCATCTGCCGCTCGAGAATACTTCGCCCGACCGGATGTTGTCTGAGTTTTTCGGCGGATTCGATAAATCCGAGCATGTATCGGTCTTAGCCGAATATATCATCAACAACACCGGCGATCTACCGGATCATTACACGACGGCGCCTTTTTGGAATGCGTATAGAGAACGGCTGGTTCAGCTGCTCAAAGCACCAGACGTCCGG is a genomic window of Terriglobia bacterium containing:
- a CDS encoding phospholipase D-like domain-containing protein, with amino-acid sequence MVVDNSRVFISSANFTEAAQQRNIEVGLVIRSKALAAQLMQHFSSMVAEGTLRTVFDSAIRERA
- a CDS encoding helix-turn-helix transcriptional regulator: MGNKTAQLTPATEDALKALGENIRLARLRRKISTTMMAERAGMTRNTLRAVERGESGVTIGAYASVLFCLGLENDLLLIGKEDPLGRKLQDAGITYGRKRISKPNEDE